Genomic DNA from Mycobacteroides chelonae CCUG 47445:
GTGGGGAGCACCTCGGCGGCAACATGCCGGAGTCGACGAGACACCCGATGGCGCACTACCGCGCCGCCTACCGATTTCCCGACGATCAAACCGACCTTGGGACCCTCGACGTCGGCCGATGTAGAACCCACACAGCCACGTTGCAGATGAATCACCAAGTCCGCGTGGGCAGTTCGCACTCCACGCTTGACGGTCTGCCGGAATTCGGATGATT
This window encodes:
- the rnpA gene encoding ribonuclease P protein component, giving the protein MLPTRHRMTKSSEFRQTVKRGVRTAHADLVIHLQRGCVGSTSADVEGPKVGLIVGKSVGGAVVRHRVSRRLRHVAAEVLPTLEPVDRMVIRALPSSSTALSASLRQQLRDGVHRSIHRLEPAPERQP